Proteins from a genomic interval of Eschrichtius robustus isolate mEscRob2 chromosome 9, mEscRob2.pri, whole genome shotgun sequence:
- the GPR31 gene encoding 12-(S)-hydroxy-5,8,10,14-eicosatetraenoic acid receptor translates to MLPPNCSVAHSYAAEVATALLLLLECALGTLGNAVALWTFFFRLKVWKPYAVYLFNLVLADLLLAACLPFHAAFYLRHKTWGLGRASCQGMLFLRSLCRGAGVAFLTAVALDRYLRVVHSRLKVNLLSLRAAWGISVLVWLMMAALTLTHQSVFLSEAECPSSEPRTESSFSLIWQEALFFLQFILAFGLILFCSAGLIRTLQKRLRDPHKQPKLQRAQALVATVGVLFTLCFLPSFLARILLATFRGALSCEVLSSMVHAADVTGSLTYLQGVLNPVVYCFSNPTFRRSYRKLFYTLTLRGRKQEAEAPGCELRDSYS, encoded by the coding sequence ATGCTGCCACCCAACTGCTCGGTGGCGCACAGCTACGCGGCGGAGGTGGCCACAgccttgctgctgctgctggagtGTGCCCTGGGCACGCTGGGCAACGCCGTGGCGCTCTGGACCTTCTTCTTCCGTCTGAAGGTGTGGAAGCCCTACGCCGTCTACCTGTTCAACCTGGTCTTAGCGGACCTCCTGCTGGCTGCCTGCCTGCCCTTTCACGCCGCCTTCTACCTGCGGCACAAGACCTGGGGCCTGGGACGTGCGTCTTGCCAAGGGATGCTCTTCCTGCGGTCCCTGTGCCGCGGGGCGGGTGTGGCCTTCCTCACCGCCGTGGCCCTGGACCGCTACCTCCGGGTGGTCCACTCGCGGCTCAAGGTCAACCTTCTGTCCCTGCGGGCGGCCTGGGGGATCTCGGTCCTGGTCTGGCTCATGATGGCAGCCCTCACCCTCACCCACCAAAGCGTGTTCCTCTCTGAGGCCGAGTGCCCCAGTTCTGAGCCCAGGACGGAGTCCTCCTTCAGCCTGATCTGGCAGGAAGCCCTCTTCTTCCTCCAGTTTATCCTTGCCTTCGGCCTCATCCTGTTCTGCAGTGCCGGCCTCATCAGGACTCTCCAGAAGCGGCTCCGAGACCCACACAAGCAGCCCAAGCTGCAGAGGGCCCAGGCGCTGGTGGCCACGGTTGGGGTGCTGTTCACGCTGTGCTTTCTGCCCAGCTTCCTGGCCCGCATCCTACTGGCCACCTTCCGAGGGGCGCTCAGCTGCGAGGTCCTGAGCTCCATGGTCCACGCTGCTGACGTGACCGGCAGCCTCACCTACCTGCAGGGCGTGCTGAACCCGGTGGTGTACTGCTTCTCGAACCCCACCTTCAGACGTTCCTACCGCAAGCTCTTCTACACCCTCACCCTCAGGGGCCGAAAGCAGGAAGCAGAGGCTCCGGGCTGTGAGCTCAGAGACTCTTACTCCTGA